GCATTGTCGACGATTCAGGACGCAAATATCGCGCAGACCTACGCGACCTTCACCAAGGAGACGGTGCTCCAGCAGGCCGGCGTCCAGGTGCTGAAACAGGCGGATAACACGCCGTCGCAGCTCCTCGCGCTGTTCCAGTAGAGCGTCATCGACCGTTAGCCGGGTGAGGACCGCCTCACCCGGCCCGAGTGGAAGGAGCCGGGGGAACTGGCGAAGAGCTGAACCAAGGAAGAATCTATGTCGTCAACGTCGGCAACATCACCGGTCACTTTCTCCAACTTCACGGGCATCGATTTCAATCAGATCATCAGCGCGATCACGGCCGCGGACCAGGTTCCGATCAACAATCTTCAAAACCAGGTTGTGGCCGAGAACACGGCCATCAGCACGCTCGGCACGATCGGCGGCGATTTCACGTCGTTCCAGACCGCGCTCAACAACCTCAATACCAGCACCGCGATCGCGCCGATGGGCGTCACGGTTTCAAGTGGCGCGCCGTTCAGCGCCTCGGTAATCGGCGGCCCGACGGCGGGAACCTACAGCGTCAGCGTCAATCAGCTGGCCTCGGCAGAATCGCTCGCCTCGCAAGGTTACGCGAGCGACACCGATTCGGTCGGCAGCGGCACGATCACGATCACTTCGGGCGGCACGCCGTACCCGGTCACGATCGACTCGACGAACAACACCCTCGACGGCGTGGCCTCAGCCATCAACGCGGCCGGCGCGGGCGTGACCGCGCAGGTCGAAAATACCGGCATCACGGGCGCCCCTTATCGCCTCGTCATCACGAGCAACGAAACCGGAACCGCAAACGGCTTCACAGTCAGTCAATCGCTGAGCGGTGGCACCTCACCCGATTTCACCGACAACGAGATCGGCCCCGTCAGCTCGGCGATAACGGGAACTTCCACGGCCACTATCGGCGGCTCTTACACCGGCAGCCTCTCGCAAGGCTACCAGTTCACCGTGACCTCGGGCGGCACGCTCGGCACCGATCCGATAACGATCGCGTACACCTCGGACTCCGGCGAGCAAGGCTCGATCGTGGTCCCCGCCAATTATTCCGGCGGCGCGCTCACCGTCGCCGATGGACTCACGCTCTCGCTTGCCGGCGGCACGCTCAATACCGGCGATAGCTTCGCGGTGGGCGCCTTCGTTCCGCAGCTCAGCGCTGCGCAGAACGCGCAGGTCCAGATCGGTAATCAGATTGTCACATCGTCGACCAATGCGGTGAGCAACGCGATACCGGGGGTGATGCTCGCGCTCGGCAACACGGGAGGTCCCGCAACGGTCAGCGTTGCTCCGGATCAAGTGGCGCAGGGCAACGACATCAACGCGGCGGTGCAGGCGTACAACACTCTGGTCAATGACATCACCACCAATACGCAGGCGGTTCCAAATCAGACCGCGCCGCCGCTCGCCAGCGACGGCGGCCTGCGCGAGGTCCTGTTCAATCTGCAAATGCAGCTCGGGAACATCAACCTCTCCAACCTCGGCATCACGGTCAACCAGACCACCGGGCAGTTGAGTTTCAGCCAGGCGAGCTTCGCGACCGCGCAGGATTCCAACCCGAGCGCGGTGAGCTCGGCGACGCAGCAGCTCTATTCGGCGATGAATCCAATCGTCAGTGGGGCGCTGCAACCGAACGACGGCGTGATCGCGAGCGAGACTGCTTCGGATCAGACCCAGGTCACGAGTCTCGACGCCCAGATCACCAATATGAACAACGAGCTCAACCAGCAGACCGAGCAGCTGCAGGCACAATACGCGCTGCTCCAGGGCACCATCGCATCGTACCAAAGTCTCGCCGCGCTGTTCACCGACAGCTCGAGCAGCGACTCATCGACAACGTCGAGTTCGACCACCATACCGGGGACCAATCTCACGATGTCGGCCTAAATCAAGCAAGGAAACAGACTCATGCGACACATGGCAGCATACGCACAACTCCAGACCGTCACGCTCGGCGGCGAACAGGCGTTCGAGGAACTCTACACCCGCCTGGCGCGCTGGACGGGCGAGGCCGCCGACTGCCTGCGAGGCGGCGACGCAGCGACCGCGGAGACGCGCCTGGAGAAGTGCGTGTCGCTGCTCGGCTACATGGATCGCGTCATCGATCTCTCGCAGAACTACGAGATCGCCGCCGCCATCCTGAGCCTGCATCGTTTTGCAATCGGCGCGCTGGTGAAGGCCAAGGCGCAGCGCACTGCGAGCGATCTCGCCGGGCTGCCGCAGGTCTTCCTCGGACTCGCCGAGATCTTCGCGGCGATGGCGGCCAAGTGCATTCCACACCTGGAGAGCGAGTACGGCGTCAACGCGCCGGCGCTCGAGTAGCGCCCCCGCGTAGTCCGCGAGGTCCAGGTTATGAAGGCCGGTCAGCGCAAAGCAGAGGTCAGAGCCCGCGAGTGGCGCTCTCCCCTCGCACAGGCTCACACCCTCCCGGCCTTATGCGATGCGCGCCAGCCGGACCTCGCGGACACTTTCATCGCACGTGCGAATGCGGCGGCGGTGCGCAGCGATTTCGCGACCACGGTCAGATACTACAAGCGGGCGTTGGAGCGGCGGCCGCGCGACGCCGAATTGTGGTCCAATCTGGGCTGCGCACAGACCCGCCGCGGCCGCGCTCGCGATGCGCTCAAGTCGTTCGTGCGCGCGCTCGAAATCGACCCCGACTCGGCGCGCGCCAATTCGAATCTCGCCACCGCGCTGGAAGCCGCGGGCCGCGTTGACGACGCGATCGTGCTCTATCGACGCGCGGTCGCGCTCGATCCGCGCTACGCGCTCGCGCACTGCAACCTCGGCGGAGCCCTGCAGCGTGCGAACCGGCTCGACGAAGCAATCCGTCATTACCTCCTCGCACTCAAGATCGACCCGGAAATGGCCGACGCGTGCTCCAACCTCGGCTGCGCGATGCAGGCGCTCGGTCATATCGAAACCGCCGACGCATGCTTTCGACGCGCGCTGACGATCCGCCCCGATCATCACGAAGCGCTCATCAATCTAGGTGACGTGTGGCGTGAGCAGGGGCGCTTCAACGAAGCGCTCGGATGCTATCGGCGTGCGATTGCGCAGCGTCCGCAGGAGTGGGGCGTGCGGGTCAAGGAAGCGCTGACGCTGCCGGTGGTGCTCGAGTCGAGCGATCAAGCCGAACAACTGCGCGCGCGAATGGTCAGCACGCTCGAAGCGCTCGAACGCGAGGGCGCGCGGCTTGACGATCCGAACCGCGAAGTCGGGATGGCGAACTTCTATCTCGCGTACCAGGGTCACAACGACGCGCCCCTGCAGGCGCGGATCGCGCAATTCTATCTTCGAGCCTGCCCTGATCTCGCGTGGAGCGCGCCGCATTGTCACGTTCCGCGCGCGCCGCGCCGGCGGCTCAAAGTTGGCATCGTGTCCGCACACCTGGGCGATCACACGGTCGGCAAGCTCTATCTCGGCATCATTCAAAAGCTGTCGCGCGAGCGCTTCGAGGTCATCGTGATGCGCCCGGGGCGCAAGAACGAAGCGGCGGCGAAGGCGATCGGCGCGGCTGCCGATCGCGATGTCGAGCTGTCACTCGATCTGCGCACGGCGCGCCAGCAGATCGCGGCCGAAGAGCTCGACATCCTGTTCTACCCCGATATCGGGATGGGCTCGCTAACGTATTTTTTGGGCTTTGCGCGGCTGGCCCCGGTGCAATGCGTCAGTTGGGGGCACCCGGTTACGACCGGCATTCCGAACATCGACTATTTCCTCTCGGCGCGGGGCCTTGAGCCGGCCGCTGCGCAGGCGCACTACACCGAACAATTGGTGGAGCTCGATTCTCTGCCGGTTTACTACAGGCGTCCCGAGCGCGACGTCGAACCGCTGACGCGCGAGCAGCTCGGACTGCCGGCGGCGGCCACGCTCTACGTATGCCCGCAGAGCATCTTCAAGTTTCATCCCGCTTTCGACCTCGAGCTGGCGGCGCTTTTGCGGCGCGATCCAGACGGGCACCTGGTCCTGATCGCGGGCCAGCGCCCGTATTGGAGCAAGCTGCTCGGCGCGCGAATCGCGCGCAACTGCCCCGATATCGCGGGCCGGGTCGTATTTGTGCCGCGGGTCAGCCAGGCGCTCTTCCCACGATTGCTGAAAACCGCGGACGTCCTGCTCGATCCACCTTATTTCGGTGGTGGTAACACCAGCTTCGAGGCCTTCGCGGCGGGGCTTCCGATCATCACGTGGCCGGCGCCCTTCATGCGCGGCCGCGTCACCGCAGGCTGTTACGAGCGGATGGGCATCACGGAGTTGATCGCGGACAGCATGGAGTCATACGTCGAACTCGCGTACCGCGTCGCTCATGACCGCGAGTATCGCGAGCGTGTTTGCGCCGAGATCAAACGGCGCGCCGACGTGCTGTTCGAGGACAGGGCCGCGATCGCCGATCTTGAGCGCTTCTTCATCGCCGCGGCAGATGCCGCCGGCGAGGGCCGTAAAATCGCCACTCCGGGAGTCCAACCATGAACGAACATATCGATGATGCGCGCGAGGCGACCTGTCCGGCCTGCGGCTATCATATCGCGGTCGCTTTTTTTGATGGCGGAGTACAGCCGCTGGCGACCCTCGGATGGCCCGCCAACGCCGAGGCGGCGCTTACGATGACGCGTTTGCCGGTAAACTTCGTGCGCTGCGTCGAATGCGGTCATGTGTACAATCCCGATTTCCAATACGCGCAGGTGCCATACACCGACAAGCCGAATCTGATGTTCAATCGCGGCACGCGATGGTCGGAATTCGTGACCGAGACCGTCGACAACATTTTGGGCATGGTTCCGGAGCGGCCGGTGGTGGTCGAGATCGGTCATGGCGATGCGAGCCTGCTGGCGGCGATGTCCTCGCGATGCTCGCGGGGCCGCTTCGTCGGTTTCGATCCGCATGGCGCGCGCGGCACGCACAAGAACGTCGAATTGCGCGCCGAGCTGTTCAATCCGGGCGAGCACCTCGCCGAGCTGGCGCCCGATATTGTGGTCAGCCGCCACGTGCTGGAGCATCTGGCCAACCCGCTCGCCTTTCTCGAGCACATTGCGTTCGCCGCGGCGCGACTCCATCGCGCGCAGCTCTGCTACTTCGAGGTCCCATGCATCGACCGCGCGCTCGAGACGCGCCGCACCGTCGACTTTTACTATGAGCACAACTCGCAGTTTACGACAGAGTCGTTCAAGCGGATGCTGGGACGATGCGGCGCGGGATTGTCGAGCATCAGCCACGGCTACGACGGCGAGGTGATCTTCGCCTACGTCAGCCTGGGCGCGCCGCGCAGGCATCTGGCGTCCGCCGTTGAAGCGCGCGAGTTCCGCGTCGCAACCCACGAGGCGGCGGCGGGAATTCGCCGCAAGCTGAAAGAGCTGCTCGCTTCGGGACTTTCGATCGCGATCTGGGGTGGCACCGGCAAGTCCGCCGCTTTCATTAATCGCTTCGGCCTCGATGCCGCACGCTTTCCGATCGTGGTCGATTCAGACGCGGCCAAGGCCGGCACGTTCGTGCCGGGCACCGGACAGGAAATCCGGTCCGCGTCGTGGTTGAAGGATCGGCCGGTCGATGTCGTGATCATCCCACCCCAGTGGCGCGCCCGCGATATCATCGCCGAGATGGAAAGAACGGGCATCAGGTTCGATCGCGTTCTGATCGAGCATCAGGGTGAGCTGATCGACTTCTTCACCGATCCGCATCCATACCTCGAATACAAACCGCGCCAGGCACGCGGCCGATCACGCGAAGCGCATCGCGGCACGCCCGCGAGCGCTCTCAACGCCGTTCACTAGAAAGAAAAAGAGCGGTGGCCTTGTCAGCCACCGCTCCGTTCGATCCGGTCTGCGTCAGTTATTTCGAGGAACTCGGCGGTGGCGTGTTGTTGCTTCCACCACCAGTCGTGCCCGCGACTACCCCGCCAGCGATCGCACCACCGGCGGCAATCACGCCGAGAGTTGTAAGAGTTGCGGGTCCGAGTCCAGCTCCGGCCGCAGCCGCTTCGGCGCCAGTCGGAATGTAGCCGCAAGGAACGATCACATACTGACCCTTGCCCACGTCCTGACCGGGGTCGTTTGGCGTGGCCGGATTGGTCACGTGCACTACGCCGTCCTCGACCCAGACTTCCGTGATCTGCCGGCAATCGGGATATTTCTTGGATTTCGGCGTACCCTCTTCGTAGTCCTCATCCCACTCGGTGCCGCGGACCGCTCCAACTGCGTTGGGAGTGTGAACTTCGAAAGCGTTGGGCGACCCGGTGCGCATCGCCCCGACGATCAGAGTATGCAAACGTCCGCCGAGGAGGCCGACCTTGCTCGGCGCTTCGGCGCCGCCGATGTTCTGGCTTTCATCGATCGAGAGACTGCTGTTCGACGACAGTGTCATTGCGCTGCCGCCGAGCATCGAAATAGTCAAAAAGGAGTTGGCTCCCGTGTTCACCTTGTCATGAAGCTGAACCGGCATCGACAAGGTTGCGGGGGTCGTCGCGGCACCGCGAGTAACCGTCGCCGTGCCTTGCAGAAGTGAAATTGTGCCGACCGTCTGCGCGAATACCGCCGACGACGAAACAGCCAATCCTGCTGATATCAGCGCAGCTGTGACGAAACCGCGCGGCGTATTGCTCGGAAACCGGGGCAACCGCATGCTAAATCGACCTTCCTAAAGAATTTCCCGCCCGCTCGAACTTGTCACAATTTTCGAGCTAAAAGCAAACGTCGCGCTAGCTTAGCAACCGAAATCTATTGTTAGAAGGCCTAGACACAGCCACGCGCACTGTATCCCTCACTCTATAGCGAGGCTGGCAAACGACACCGCCGACTCGGTTTGCGGCTCCATCGCGATTCCATACTTGAGCAGGCGCGCGGATTTGCCTTTAAGCAGCTCCAGCTGGGTGTACATCGGCGCCAGCCCGCAGATCCGGCGCGCATCGCGATCCTTAGCGACATCGGCAAAGAATCCCTCGGGATCGCCACGCTTGATGTGCTCGATTAACTGGAAGTCTTCGCGCTGTACACGCGAGGCTACATCCTGGTCGACTGCGAATGGGTCGCCGAACTTCTTGCCGACGTGCGCGAAATCAACACCCGCGATCACGAGCGCCTGGCGTTCCTCGGCGGCGAGCTCCTCGCGCAGCGCGTTTATAAATGACGCGACGCGCTCGTCGCGCGCCGGAGCCTCACCGCGCGCGACCATTTCGTGAAACGAGCTGACGAGAATCGGCACCACTTTGTAGCCGCGCGTACCGAGGGTCCACGCCAGGAACAAGATCTGAAACTCGATCGAGTGCTCGCTGCGATGCAACAATTCGTCGGCAAAGAGATCACCGGCGGTATAGCGCTCGGAGAGGCGGTCGATGAAGGCGGCGTCGGTTTCGACGGGCCCGAATGGCGTCGCATAGTTCTTGCGCGTCGCGGTGAAAAGCTCCGGACCGCCGCCATAGTGCGAGGTGCCCAGGATCACGACCAGCTCGGGCAGCTCGTGCGACATCAGCTCGTGATAAGCGTGGGCATAGGCGGCGGCGCCGCGTCGCGGATCGATATGAGGTGAAATAAGCCCGGAAAGCGTGGCGCTCTTCTTGTCGGCCGGCGCACGTCCCGGTCCCTCCGGCGCATCGAAGAACGCTGCAAGCTCGAGTCGCAGCTTGGCCGGATCGCTCTCGTAACAAAGTCCGGCCAGCGCGGCTGGCCGATCGGGTGCGGCGAGAAATTCCTGGCGTACCTGCCGCATGCGCTCGGCGAACGCAGGCGAGTCGAGGAAAAATCCCTGGTCGAGCGCGTTTACCAGCTCTTCGAGCTTTTCGATCGGTATGATCTCGCCATTGAAGCGCCGCGCAAACGCCGTCTGGATGTCGCGCAGCGAATGCTCGCCGTCGAAAAGCGTGACCAGGTGATAGGCACCCATCCCGAGCAGTATCGGCTGCGGCGCGTAGCCCGCGGGATCGCGCAGACCGATAAACGTCTGACCCTGCTGTTCGACCGGAAAAGCTTCGAGCGGACGAATTTTGGGATTTTCCATTGTGGATCGCGCCCGCGTCTGGGCGTTGAAATCGATGCGCGTTTACAGATGCTAGGGGCTTTGGCAGACTGCGGCAAGCGTGCTCATCGCACGCGGCATGAAAATCCGCACGCAGGTCAGAGCATGAAGATTGTCCGCTATCTGCAGGATGGCTTCGCGCGTTACGGCGCGCTCGAAAACGAATCGATCGTCGCGCTCGAAGGTCCGCTCGAGGCACTCAGGAAGTCTCCCGACGCCAAACCGCTTCGGAGCGCCGACGTCAAGCTGCTCGCGCCCGTCGCGCCGAGCAAGATCGTCGCGGTCGGCGTCAACTATCGCGATCACGCCAAGGAGATGGGCCGCGAGCTGCCGGCCGAGCCGCTCATCTTTATAAAGCCCTCGACCTGCGTGATCGGACCCGCCGATCCGATCGTCTATCCGCCGCAGTCGCAGCTCGTTCACTACGAGGGCGAGCTCGCGATCGTGATCGCGCGCAAAGCCTCGAAGGTGAGTGAGAAAGACGCGCGCAAATACGTGCTCGGCTACACGATCCTCAACGATGTCACCGCGCGCGATCTCCAGCGCCGCGACGTCCAGTTCACACGCGGCAAGGGCTTCGACACCTTCGCGCCAGTCGGCCCCCTGATAGCGACGGACATCGATCCGCGCGACCTCGGGATCGAAACCCGCGTCGGCGGCGAGGTGCGCCAGCACGGCCGCACCTCCGATATGATCTTCGGGTGCGACTTCGTGTTGAGTTATATCTCGCACATTATGACGCTGCTGCCGGGCGACGTTGTCTCGACCGGAACACCGGCTGGAGTCGGCGCGATGAAACCGGGCGATTCCGTCGAAGTCGAAATCGAAAAGATCGGATGTCTGACCAACACCGTCATCGCGCCCAGCTGACGCGCTCGAGTCCGCGCCGCAACCCTTCCGCCGTGCGGCGCTTTCGCGTCGCGAACGCCGATGACCTCGCGCCGGGACAGTCACTCAAGTTCATGCTGCCGATTCGCGGCGCCGACGAGGAATGCTTCCTCATCAATTTCAATGGCGAGTTCCACGCCTACGTGAATCGATGCCGGCATGTGCCGATGGCGATGGACTGGGTCGACAACCAGTTTTTCACCGACGAGGGCAACTACCTGATGTGCCAGACGCACAACGCGTTCTACGAACCGGTCTCAGGTGAGTGCGTCGCCGGTCCGCCGAGCGCGTGCGGAAAGTTGCTCTATCGGGTGCCGTTGGAAGTCAAGGACGGCGTGATATACGCGCGTCCGAACGTCGAGGAATTCGAGGACTAGCTCTGCGCGGCGCGTGCCGCGCGATTTGATCTTATTCGTACTCGTCGCCGAAATGCGCGCGAACGATCCGCGCCTTCAGATACTCGAGCGTGCCAAGGTCTTCGACGATGTCGCCGCCGGTGTCGTAAAAGAACAGCTCACCATTCTTGGTGCGCCCAACGGCTATGATCCATTCCAGGTCGTCGCGGTCTTCGAGCAGATAATTGATCGTCTGCGCCACTCCGCGTCCCGGAATGATCGTAATCTTCGGCCGCGCGAGCTTTTCCTTTTCCTGCTTGGGCATCGCCTTGATTAACCCTCTGGCGGG
The sequence above is a segment of the Candidatus Binataceae bacterium genome. Coding sequences within it:
- a CDS encoding flagellar protein FliS, yielding MRHMAAYAQLQTVTLGGEQAFEELYTRLARWTGEAADCLRGGDAATAETRLEKCVSLLGYMDRVIDLSQNYEIAAAILSLHRFAIGALVKAKAQRTASDLAGLPQVFLGLAEIFAAMAAKCIPHLESEYGVNAPALE
- the amrB gene encoding AmmeMemoRadiSam system protein B, translated to MENPKIRPLEAFPVEQQGQTFIGLRDPAGYAPQPILLGMGAYHLVTLFDGEHSLRDIQTAFARRFNGEIIPIEKLEELVNALDQGFFLDSPAFAERMRQVRQEFLAAPDRPAALAGLCYESDPAKLRLELAAFFDAPEGPGRAPADKKSATLSGLISPHIDPRRGAAAYAHAYHELMSHELPELVVILGTSHYGGGPELFTATRKNYATPFGPVETDAAFIDRLSERYTAGDLFADELLHRSEHSIEFQILFLAWTLGTRGYKVVPILVSSFHEMVARGEAPARDERVASFINALREELAAEERQALVIAGVDFAHVGKKFGDPFAVDQDVASRVQREDFQLIEHIKRGDPEGFFADVAKDRDARRICGLAPMYTQLELLKGKSARLLKYGIAMEPQTESAVSFASLAIE
- a CDS encoding tetratricopeptide repeat protein, with the translated sequence MKAGQRKAEVRAREWRSPLAQAHTLPALCDARQPDLADTFIARANAAAVRSDFATTVRYYKRALERRPRDAELWSNLGCAQTRRGRARDALKSFVRALEIDPDSARANSNLATALEAAGRVDDAIVLYRRAVALDPRYALAHCNLGGALQRANRLDEAIRHYLLALKIDPEMADACSNLGCAMQALGHIETADACFRRALTIRPDHHEALINLGDVWREQGRFNEALGCYRRAIAQRPQEWGVRVKEALTLPVVLESSDQAEQLRARMVSTLEALEREGARLDDPNREVGMANFYLAYQGHNDAPLQARIAQFYLRACPDLAWSAPHCHVPRAPRRRLKVGIVSAHLGDHTVGKLYLGIIQKLSRERFEVIVMRPGRKNEAAAKAIGAAADRDVELSLDLRTARQQIAAEELDILFYPDIGMGSLTYFLGFARLAPVQCVSWGHPVTTGIPNIDYFLSARGLEPAAAQAHYTEQLVELDSLPVYYRRPERDVEPLTREQLGLPAAATLYVCPQSIFKFHPAFDLELAALLRRDPDGHLVLIAGQRPYWSKLLGARIARNCPDIAGRVVFVPRVSQALFPRLLKTADVLLDPPYFGGGNTSFEAFAAGLPIITWPAPFMRGRVTAGCYERMGITELIADSMESYVELAYRVAHDREYRERVCAEIKRRADVLFEDRAAIADLERFFIAAADAAGEGRKIATPGVQP
- a CDS encoding fumarylacetoacetate hydrolase family protein, which encodes MKIVRYLQDGFARYGALENESIVALEGPLEALRKSPDAKPLRSADVKLLAPVAPSKIVAVGVNYRDHAKEMGRELPAEPLIFIKPSTCVIGPADPIVYPPQSQLVHYEGELAIVIARKASKVSEKDARKYVLGYTILNDVTARDLQRRDVQFTRGKGFDTFAPVGPLIATDIDPRDLGIETRVGGEVRQHGRTSDMIFGCDFVLSYISHIMTLLPGDVVSTGTPAGVGAMKPGDSVEVEIEKIGCLTNTVIAPS
- a CDS encoding Rieske 2Fe-2S domain-containing protein translates to MSDQHRHRAQLTRSSPRRNPSAVRRFRVANADDLAPGQSLKFMLPIRGADEECFLINFNGEFHAYVNRCRHVPMAMDWVDNQFFTDEGNYLMCQTHNAFYEPVSGECVAGPPSACGKLLYRVPLEVKDGVIYARPNVEEFED
- a CDS encoding methyltransferase domain-containing protein, producing MNEHIDDAREATCPACGYHIAVAFFDGGVQPLATLGWPANAEAALTMTRLPVNFVRCVECGHVYNPDFQYAQVPYTDKPNLMFNRGTRWSEFVTETVDNILGMVPERPVVVEIGHGDASLLAAMSSRCSRGRFVGFDPHGARGTHKNVELRAELFNPGEHLAELAPDIVVSRHVLEHLANPLAFLEHIAFAAARLHRAQLCYFEVPCIDRALETRRTVDFYYEHNSQFTTESFKRMLGRCGAGLSSISHGYDGEVIFAYVSLGAPRRHLASAVEAREFRVATHEAAAGIRRKLKELLASGLSIAIWGGTGKSAAFINRFGLDAARFPIVVDSDAAKAGTFVPGTGQEIRSASWLKDRPVDVVIIPPQWRARDIIAEMERTGIRFDRVLIEHQGELIDFFTDPHPYLEYKPRQARGRSREAHRGTPASALNAVH
- the fliD gene encoding flagellar filament capping protein FliD; the protein is MSSTSATSPVTFSNFTGIDFNQIISAITAADQVPINNLQNQVVAENTAISTLGTIGGDFTSFQTALNNLNTSTAIAPMGVTVSSGAPFSASVIGGPTAGTYSVSVNQLASAESLASQGYASDTDSVGSGTITITSGGTPYPVTIDSTNNTLDGVASAINAAGAGVTAQVENTGITGAPYRLVITSNETGTANGFTVSQSLSGGTSPDFTDNEIGPVSSAITGTSTATIGGSYTGSLSQGYQFTVTSGGTLGTDPITIAYTSDSGEQGSIVVPANYSGGALTVADGLTLSLAGGTLNTGDSFAVGAFVPQLSAAQNAQVQIGNQIVTSSTNAVSNAIPGVMLALGNTGGPATVSVAPDQVAQGNDINAAVQAYNTLVNDITTNTQAVPNQTAPPLASDGGLREVLFNLQMQLGNINLSNLGITVNQTTGQLSFSQASFATAQDSNPSAVSSATQQLYSAMNPIVSGALQPNDGVIASETASDQTQVTSLDAQITNMNNELNQQTEQLQAQYALLQGTIASYQSLAALFTDSSSSDSSTTSSSTTIPGTNLTMSA
- a CDS encoding FecR family protein, encoding MRLPRFPSNTPRGFVTAALISAGLAVSSSAVFAQTVGTISLLQGTATVTRGAATTPATLSMPVQLHDKVNTGANSFLTISMLGGSAMTLSSNSSLSIDESQNIGGAEAPSKVGLLGGRLHTLIVGAMRTGSPNAFEVHTPNAVGAVRGTEWDEDYEEGTPKSKKYPDCRQITEVWVEDGVVHVTNPATPNDPGQDVGKGQYVIVPCGYIPTGAEAAAAGAGLGPATLTTLGVIAAGGAIAGGVVAGTTGGGSNNTPPPSSSK